From Erigeron canadensis isolate Cc75 chromosome 5, C_canadensis_v1, whole genome shotgun sequence:
TTAGCCTGCAGAGTAATATGATAAGACTCTTTGAAACTCCTGACTTTAAACTGGTCTAACCCGCCGatacaaaataaatttagttAATATAAGATAAACTTGCTccaaatttcatttttcttgatAGATTACCTCTGCGCTCTTTAAACAAGGTTAATTGCTTCCTAACTGAGGGCGATTATCACATATTGAAGCTCCATTGCATTTTTCTTCATCAAGAACAACCTTTGCATAATAAAATGTCTTAACTTCTATCATTTTGAATTATCACTATTTCTCTAGATACTACAATGAATGAATTCCAACTCTCACATATTCCATTTTCAACAACACTACACTGTGTAGTCGATATCGGTCGGATATTGTTATCGGCGTTCCTTCAGAATATCGGTGATATGTACCGATATTCCAACGATATGTTTTTTACCAAATATCAGTCTTATTGCCGTTATACCAGGTATTCTTGTCATTATTCTTATCATTTGTGTGTGTGGGGGTTTGATGTTTTTGAGAGAGTAAAAAGGGGGGGGGGACTTCACCACAacataataatcacaagttttTTGTACTAGCCCATGAAACTAAGATCCCAAACCCAAAAAATGTTACCTAATCTATCAATATACCTCTAATGCTAAAGTTCCTGCTTCGTAAGCATTTCTGTCACGTGGAAGATGATACTAGAGTTGAAGTGGATGGTCATGAACAATTAGATGGCTTGATTGATTTGGACTCGGAGGAAGATTTCCAAGACGTAGGAGCAAAAGGTCTTTATTGGAAGCATCTTCAACgaactaaaattttaaataaaacttcGAGAGAAATTGTAACGACTAGTTTTGTATACCTAAACCCCGTGTAAATCTTTTACCACCACAAATATTTATCTTAAACATCAACgtcaaaacaaaaatactttataacagaaacataaaaattttaaaacaataacattgtaaaatgtAAAAAGATTTTGTTAGCTTGCTAATACATGCATATTAAAGCATATTAAGATTGTAATAAAgcaatttaaaattatttgttaACATTGTAATAAAGTTGGTAAAGTTATATAATTAGAGGCTTGAATTATTTGTTAAGATCGTCTTCTTTGTTCAAAACTAACTCACCGTCTAACCCATTAATGCCTTAAAAATACACCTTTTTTTCATATTACTATAGGTTGTCTTTAGCGTATGTCTGAATGCAAAATTACAGTAGGACATAACATGAAACAAAACTTTGAAAGCCAACACAGTCTTTATTCGAAGTCTTGAACTACCTAGTTTAACATAGCCTGAATTTATTTTTGATGCCCCCTTTTTGTTGCCGGTCACCTACTTGGCCCAGCCCCAGTACACCTATGATGAAATTTGGAAGGACATTGTTTATCTAACAATTGTCATAAATGAAGTAATACATACGATGGTTTGTCATACAATACAGAGACGATGTgatttttcaaaagaaagattgGTACTAGGAATTGAAGTAGAAAATATAACCTGATACAATTGCTAACTCATATATCAGGAATGAAATTTGGCTAGCCGTAAGTATATATTACGTAACACGGTTTAAAATGCTATGCATAACCACAACTCTGAAACCATCTATAACAGATTTACGTAGACTGAAAAGCATCGTTGACAAGGTAAACCACCAATAGAGATAGAGGATAGAGAGGGACGACAATGAGCAATGTCCAGTTTGGAAACTTAGTTTTGAAACTTCCAAGAATCCCCATTATGATGCAAACGATGACCACAACTAGAAGCTCGGCAGAGAAATGCCATGTCAGGCTACGGAAGTATATGACCgcaacaataacaaaaaatccCACGATGTTGTTCATGAAAACTTTGTGGTATATCTGCATTTTAAGCAAAATGAGTATGTGAATTGTCCAAGACCGTTTGTAAAATTAGAGATTGTTGGAAAAATTCACCGAGCTATATATAGATTAGTTCAGGTTAATATTATAGCTCTAAAATGACAAATGGATAAAAGGACATAAAAAGACAGAAATTGTTTAAAATGAGTTAAAAGACACTCAAAGTGTACCTTTAATGCTAAAAACGTGTCATTTTTATAGTGTAATCTTAATTAACACGATcagtatatataaaagaatggTAACCTGACATGCTAGTAAAATCTTTTACCATGCCAGTTTAAACCTGTAAGCCAACAGGACTGACCCGCCCATAATTCAGTCTCTAGTAAAAATGAAACCATAATCGAGGGAGGGACAAACCTCGGAGAAAATTACAGATATAGTTTGATGTCTCTTCTGCCTTGCAGCTCTATAGGCTGCAATACCTGTTCTAATGTTTATAGCGAAAGGAACTAAGATGAACCATAAATAGAAAGGCCCTATACTTAGAGATTCTGATAATTCCCTAACACTCTCCACCAAAGGCTCAGCCAAGCCACCTAGCAGAATGATTCCGAGAACTAACCATATAattgcccaaatcatttcatttttctcCGCCTTTACCTTTTCTTTAACAACCAAACTGTCTTTTTGAGTTTCCTGCACGAAATAAACAATTCTTAACCTATCTGTTACGGTATAATAAATCACTTTTTCTATCATGATGTATCTTACTTTAGTGCCATGTGACTGATTTGTTAATTCACGTAACTCAAGCAATTTTGAAACTCCGGTTTCGAATTCACTTATATCGATGCATTTATTACTATCAGTGTCTAAATGTCTCATCATGATCTCTGCTATCCCATCATCCACCATTAACTCCTTATCATTTACTTTCATGATGTAATTTTTCAGTTCATCTGACGTAATAGATTCATCTTCGTCAGTATCCATCTTCTTGAAGAAACTAAAAGAGTAACATGAGAGTTTAGAGTGACTATATGATTAAAGGTCTAAATTGATTTAAATTGAAATAAGTCACTTTTCTAATATGATCAGGATGGTTATTGTAATGAGACCGTGATGCATGGcaatgttatataaaactttaggTGGTTGTGCAAAGTTGTTTCTGACAAAATTGATGCACACCGATTCACATCTTTCCTAAAAACTACCCCGTGTCATCATCTCCTTTCCTTATCTATTTTAGGATAGactattttatttcaattacCGATTTACAATATTTATGCATAATTAAGTCACTAATGaataatttttagtaaaaatagaatataataaactCATGAGCTAGCAAAATATTGGTAGTAGATAATAATTTAAATCTTTGGAAAAAAAACCATTTTGGAGTTTGTATGCATTAACAGAAGATTTTAGGCGATTTTCACCTCCGTTGACCCTTTCCTGCTTTAACTCATTTGACCCTTGTATGCATTAAAATAAGACTTTGGGCGGCTTTCACACTTAAACTAATACTCGTATTTTGATTTCACCCCTTTGAAATCAAAATAAACCAAATTGACCCGGTGAAAATTTAATGGGTTTAAATTGCTATATCTGATATTAACATACGAGCATAATACGCGCACGTTGTGGCGGAATTTTATAACTACTTTTTTGGATGATACATTGGATAGAGAGTGTTTTATGAGATTCCGTCGATtgttttaaaaccatataaaaagatcaatgttaattaaattagaatcaATTACAAattgataacaaaaatagtgaactaatataataaagaaaaaacaacccaatataatatttatacatatattaaatagtgttgtagtgtgtggagggacattttgggaaCTATAAATATGCTGaaaggggcattttgggaacAAAAAATATGCTGAAAGTCTTattcaatactctttataagggattaaagataaagatgtaGCCTTGCCTGACCTATATATGTCCGATTTAACTTGTGCTACATCTTGTGTTCCGTCTTTTTCTCTATCTGGTTTACCCAGTTTGAACATGCGAAATATCTGCTCTATAAAATAATCCTTATTTTCACGTAGCAGTTCCAAAACCTGAAAAATAAACCCCACAAATTGTATGAATCAAAAGTTGATCAGTTCCAAAAACTACATCTAACAGGAGTTCATCAACAAAGCAAATACATACTAGTTTATGGTATGACCCTAACCTGTGATTTATCGAAAGAAGACGCATCGTACATATATTTTCTCGTGTGTTCTATCCAGTctttaaatatattatcataGAATTCCTTCTTGGTAAGTTTTTCATCAGGTTTCTCGGGATTTCCTATCAACATGTTGACCATTTTTCTTTCCATAATCATGAAATGCTTCTCCCTCTCCAGCATAAGTGCTTCTACATCATAAAATGGTATATTCATTTCCACTTTTTGTTCCACTTCTGCATACTCCAGTCTCCTTTTCTGTATTTTTTGGGGATCATGATACTACAAAAGGATGATGTCCAAAAAGGTGAATCAAGATTAAGTAATGAATCCATAAAGGAATTTTACACTTTAGCAACTTGTTAGTAAGTTACCTGATAGATGAAGTAACTAATTACGCATAAAACTGAAACAAGAAGAGACGCACGAAGCACAATTTTGTATTGTTGACTAGAATACGATAAACCAAATACACTAGGCAATAGGATGACTATAAATGGTATGAGTGAACAGAACAAAACTTTGGCATGATATTTGGTTTCCGCATCTGTAACAACACCAGAACCTGTAAAAGTATATGGGATATGTATATCAACTAATGTGTATAAGTTGTTGCACAATTTTCAGACATTCTGTACATGCATTTTAAGCATTTATTTATTCAAGTAGATAAGTATCATGGAAAATGATACTTGAGTAGGATAATTAGGCTAATTTTTTAGGAGGCTCTATCATTATTCATCATGGAAATTAGGCTTGATCTTGTGTTTAGGAGGATAATTAGGCTAATATTTTAGGAGGCTCTATGATTctcaagtattatatatagttgAGAGAGAATGCAAACCTGTAAATAGTTGTATCACTTCACTATTCACACTAGCTGTGGGTTCTGCATAGAATTCCTTCTGGCTATAAATGAAGCATACTCCCCACAAAATAGTGAGAAGTAATATTGAGGATCCAGCTAGCATCCCAGCACCCGTTACAACATAATCGTGAGCTTTTTCTTCACTAGTTGTTAGTCCCATTGCTGAGAAA
This genomic window contains:
- the LOC122601558 gene encoding sodium/calcium exchanger NCL2-like produces the protein MSKFVARFPSYFAFFLLILSGSVASRHLHYDDAKLVSAGVGGNDAATRVEESFLRLKGMDSFEEHCDHMYGFLPCSSNLLGHICLVMVYEFLLYHAESWAGGDGRIFRVFGKNPWVSYFSQLLDALPDSIILLAMGLTTSEEKAHDYVVTGAGMLAGSSILLLTILWGVCFIYSQKEFYAEPTASVNSEVIQLFTGSGVVTDAETKYHAKVLFCSLIPFIVILLPSVFGLSYSSQQYKIVLRASLLVSVLCVISYFIYQYHDPQKIQKRRLEYAEVEQKVEMNIPFYDVEALMLEREKHFMIMERKMVNMLIGNPEKPDEKLTKKEFYDNIFKDWIEHTRKYMYDASSFDKSQVLELLRENKDYFIEQIFRMFKLGKPDREKDGTQDVAQVKSDIYSFFKKMDTDEDESITSDELKNYIMKVNDKELMVDDGIAEIMMRHLDTDSNKCIDISEFETGVSKLLELRELTNQSHGTKETQKDSLVVKEKVKAEKNEMIWAIIWLVLGIILLGGLAEPLVESVRELSESLSIGPFYLWFILVPFAINIRTGIAAYRAARQKRHQTISVIFSEIYHKVFMNNIVGFFVIVAVIYFRSLTWHFSAELLVVVIVCIIMGILGSFKTKFPNWTLLIVVPLYPLSLLVVYLVNDAFQST